The genomic DNA ATGCTCAGCCAGCGACCACCGAGGATCCCCTCGTTCACGCACTCGCCATCGCTGGAGATCGGCGGCTCATTCGGACCCATCCAGAATGTCGCCCGCGCATCCCACACGCCCGCGAGTTCGAGCAAACGTGCGTGATGCTCGTTTGGCGCGCCGCTGCGCATCCACGCCTCTTGCATCTGTTCGTCCATGCGTTCACTCATCCGCTCTGATGTGCTGGTGTGCGGCCTCGCTCGCGATGTCCGTGCAAAGACCGAACTTAGCATACACGATGCACGCTCTCATGGCAAGGGTAATGGACAGATTCGTTCGGTCTTTAGAAGGATTCAAAGAGATCGCGCAAGCTGAGCCATCGCAGGCATGTACGCAGACTTACCGCCCGGAAGTCTCCTGCGGAACCGGAACGCGCTCCACAATTTCAAGGCCGAACGCCTGCAACTGCGGGTAGTCAGTCTGGCTGTTGGTGATCAGCCGCAGCTTGGTCAGCCCAAGATCTCGGAGGATCTGTGATCCAACACCGTACTCGAGCATCGCCGGATTGATGCTCGTGCGCGGCCGATCCGCCTCATCGAAATTGAACGGACGCGTCAGCCGCTGCGAGAGAGCATCACCGACGCCGGACGGGCGGAGATACACGATCACGCCCCGCCCTTCCCTTTGGATCATGCGCATCGACGCTCGCAGCGTGGCGCCGGTCGAGACGCCCCCCGTCGATCCCGAATCCAGATCATCGAAAATATCGCCCAAGAGGTCGCGCCTGTGAACACGCACAAGCGTCGGCTCGGGAGATAGCACATGCACGCCCTGCGAGTCGAGAGCGCCCACATCCCCGACGGTCAGCGCCAGATGGGGCAACTGATCGACGGGCGACCGGAACGCCAGCAGATTGAACTCACCCTCCGGAGTCCGGATCTTCTGGCCACCACGCGGCTCCATCCGCTCCACCAGCGGAGATGCGCTCAGACGGTGCTCGATGATCTGCGCGACAGAGCACATCCGGATGCCGTGCTTGCGGCTGAGTTCGACCAGATCGGGCAGACGCGCCATCTCCCCGTCGTCCCGCATCACCTCGATGATGCACGCCGCGGGATAGAGCCCGGCCAGACGGCAGAGATCCAGCGAGCCCTCGGTCTGGCCGACGCGAACGAGCACGCCACCGTCGCGCGAGCGGAGCGGATTGATGTGCCCCGGTCTCACAAAGTCCGTCGGCGTCGACGCGGGGTCGATGGCGCGCAGGATGGTCGTCGCTCGCTCACGCGCTGAAACGCCGGTCGTGATCCCATGCTTCGGCGCGGCATCGATCGAGACCGTGAACGCCGTGCCGCGAAAGGTCGTGTTCACCGCGGACTGAGGGTGGAGTTCCAGCCGGTCGCAGTCCTGCTCGGTCATCGACAGGCACAAGTAACCCCGCGCGACCGAGAGCATGAAGGTGATCGCCTCGGGCGTCACGAACTGCGCCGCCAGAACCAGATCCCCCTCATTCTCGCGGTGCTCATCATCCGTCAGAATGACCATCCGTCCCGCACGCAGATCGGCCAGCGCCTCGGGAATCGTCACGAACGGGCTCTGGCAGTCGGGCGCGGTTGGCTGGGCGAAATCGTGCATGGTGGCCTGTCTGAACAACCCGATGGGCGTGCCTGACCCCGAACGAATCGGAGATTTATGCGGCTTTTGCGGGCCAACGGGTGGCACCCCGCCGGTTCGTGCTGCATGGTAGTTCGCCGAGTCCCGCAGAGAACGAGGGGCTCTCACACGTCCGAGAACGCTCCGAGACTCGCCAGAGGGCCCAGGACGACCGGAGCTTGAACGACCGGAGATTTTCGATGCCGAACACCTGTACCCGCCTGATGGCCGGCGCACTCGCAACTGCGAGCATCATGGCGATGCACGCAACGACCGCCAGTGCCCACCCGCACGGCTACCTCATCTCACTCGGACACTCGCACGGGGGCGGCCATCACGAGAACATGCTCCAGATCAACTTCGACTGGATGATGGCCCACACCATGCACATGCCGATGTTCGGGCTCCCGGGCCTCTCCGAGGACATGCTCTCCTTCGAAGAGATCATCGCAGACCCCAACGACCCCCACTACCACGACGGCATCATCCCCATCGCCGAGGGAACAAAGATCCAGGCCGTCTTCACCCGCTTCGACGCGGGCGTCTCCGTCTACGACCCGTTCGATCTCTCGCTGCAACTGAACACGCCCGGCGTTACCTTCCTCATCGGAACGGGCGGCTCAGACTTCAACCGCACGATCATCTGGAACCTCGACCCCTCGGCCCCCGGCTTCAATGCCGCAGCCGGCGTCTGGACCGCCGACTTCTACATCCGCGATACCTCGGGTCTCCATGACGACAGCCAGGTCTACACCATGTCGCTGAAGATGGTCCCCACACCGGGCGCACTCTCGCTCCTGGCAAGTGCGGGGCTTCTGGCACGCCGGCGCCGGTCATCCTGATAGCTCGCGGGGCGGAACTACCATCCGCCATGACCCGCTACGAACAGTTCCAGCAGTATCGCACGCGCATGAACGCACGCATCACCGGGGATGAGGCCGCCCGAGGCCTCACCCCCGGCGGCACGCCGCGCGTCGGCGCCACACTCGTCACCAAGCGTTTCTTCTCCCTCGACCACCAGACCTATCAGGACGGCGCGCTCCCGCTCAAGACCAAGGAACTGCTGGGGCTGGTCGCCTCGATGGTCCTTCGCTGCGACGACTGCATCGCCTACCACATCGACCAGTGCGTCAAGATCGGCGTCACCGATGAGGAGATCTGGGAGTCGTTCGATGTCGCCCTCATCGTGGGTGGCTCGATCGTCATCCCCCACCTCCGACGGGGCGTGGAGTTCCTCGACGAAGCGCGTGCGGCCAAACCCACCTGAACTCCGACTCATCCCCATCGCCCATTGCCTCCTTGCCTCAGTGCCTTCGTGCCTTCTTCTCATCCCACTACACTCTCCCCGATGGCAGGTCGCGCCCCCACATCCGAGCACGCCCGCAGAGCCGCGACGCAGATCGTGCTCGCCCTGCGTGACCACGGGCACGTCGCGACATTCGCGGGCGGGTGCGTGCGCGATGAGCTCCTCGGCCTTGCCCCGAGCGACTACGACATCGCGACCGATGCCACCCCCGACCGGGTGCGCCGCATCTTCCCTCACAGCGACCTTGTGGGAGCATGCTTCGGCGTTGTGCTCGTGAAACTACGCATCGAGGGCGACCCCGTCGTCGTCGAGGTCGCGACCTTCCGCGCGGATGGCCCCTATTCGGACAGTCGCCGCCCGGACGCCGTCACGTTCAGCACCCAGATCGAAGACGCCAAACGGCGCGACTTCACGGTTAACGCCCTCTACCTCGATCCCGACGGCTCGACATCAACGATCGCCGGACGCGAGATCCGGGGGCGCGTGATCGACATGGTGGGCGGCATCCCCGACATCGAATCCCGCACGCTCCGCGCCGTCGGCGATGCGGACACACGCCTCGCGGAGGACCACCTCCGCGCTCTTCGCGCCGTCCGCCTCGCCGCCAAACTCGGCTTCACGATCGAACCGGCAACCGCCGAGGCGATCCGACGCAACGCCTCTCACCTGCGGGGCGTCTCCCGGGAACGGATCGGCGATGAGATCCGCCGCATGCTCGCACACCCGACACGAAGCCGCGCAGCGGTGTTCCTGAGGGATCTCGGGCTCGAACGCCCCGTGCTCGATGCCGCAGTCACCGGCGCAACCGGGCTCACGCCGGATCGCTACGGCCCGGGGCTGGTCCTGTCACGCTTGGAGCCCCATGCCCCGCCCATGCTCGCACTCGGCGCGTGGGCGATCGATCTCGGCATCCCGCTGTTGCAAGCCCCGGTGGATGCCTTTATCAGAGGGTGCCGCACCGCGCTCTGCCTCAGCAACGAAGAACGCCAGGATCTGCACAGTGCGCTCCACGGGTTGAGGCAACTCAGCGACCCGGCGTTCTGGACCGGGCTCACCATCGCGCGTCGGAAGCGTTTCGCAGCCGGACCACAGTTCCCCGGGGGCATGACGCTGCTCCGAGCGATCGATGCCCCTCGCGCATCCTCCATCGCATCCGATGTCGACGCGCTCGCCCTGACATTCGGCGGGCTCGCCCCGAACCCCCTCGTCACCGGCGACGACCTTGTCGAAGCGGGCTGGTCACCCGGACCGGCGTTCAAACGCGTCCTCGATGCGGTGTACGATGCCCAACTTGAGGGTGTGATCGTCTCGCAGGCCCAAGGCATGGAACTTGCCCGGGGTCTGGGTGTCTATAAGTGATGGCAGGACGCGCGTCGCGTCTTCATTCGTAATTTGTTCGTGCAGATGCCCGCTTGCCTGTACAGTCCCCGCCTCCGGCCGGGCCTTGAGAGAAGGAACCAGATCGATGCGCAAGAACCCGGACACACGCAATCGTCGCGCCTGGATGGGCCACCTCGCAGCAGGGCTCATCGGCATCGGAACCGCCGTGTCGCCCATGACCGCGCTCGCCCAGTCCAAAGCCCCCGAGCGAGTCGCCGCGACCGATCAGGTCATCTTCAACTCCGGAAGAATCGTTGAAGGGAAGATCCTCAGCGAGACCGACTCGAAACTCAAGATGCTCGTCGTGATCGGCGGCATGTCCGTCGAGACCGAGTACGACAAGTCGGAGATCCTCTCGATCAAGCGTGACGCCATCACGCCCGAGAGCGTCGATGCCGCGCCCGCGTCTACACAGACTCGCCCCGCCGCCCGCTCCTCCTCACCGGTCAACCCGGTCGCAGACGGCACCAAGGTCTACACCATCCATCTCAAGGGCTGGTTCGGCGAAGACATCTCGCAGACACCCCTGCGCGAAGCCGTGCGCGACGCTCGCCAGAATCAGGCCGATTACCTGATCGTCATCATGGAGAACGATTGGGACATGAAGCGGTTCGGCAACCTCGGCGAGATCCCCAACGAGGTCGGATTCTTCGATCAGTTCCGGCGCGCCGAGGACATGGACCCGATCTTCACCGTCGAAATCCCCCGCGAGTGGGAGAAGCAGCCCAAGGTCGTCTTCTGGGTCAAGCGCGCCATGGGCGGCGCGGCGTTCCTTCCCCTCGTATGCAAGGACATCTACTTCTCCAGCGACGCCAAACTCGGAGGCATCGGCGGACTGGAGAAGTCCTTCGGCTCCACCGGCGACGAGGTCGTCCGCGAGAAACAGTTCTCGCTCCGCATCGGACGCGCCGAGGGCATGGCCATCACCGGCGGCTACGACCCCCGACTCATCAGGGCCCTCGCCCGCACCGAGTATGTCCTCTCCGTCGGCTTTGAGGGTGGCCGGCCCGTCTACCACGAGGGCATGCCCCGCGCCGACAGAGGCGAGATCCTCCTCACCGACGACGGCGAGGGAGAGAACGAGGACAACATCCAGCAACTCGCCAGAGGTGAGGGCAACGACAACCTGACGCTCAAGGCCGATATCGCCTACAAGATCGGCGTCTCCAAGGGCACCGTCGACTCGCTCGAAGACCTCATGCGCGAACTCGGCATCGCCCGCACATACACCGTTATCCCGGGCAAGAGCGACCAGATCTTCAAGAACTGGAGCGAGGGACTGCAACGCGCCTCACGCGACAGCCGCAGAATCTGGGAGGACTTCCAGCGTATCCAGGTGGGCGGCTCTTACGAAGAGCGCAAGCGCGCCCGGGGCCAGCAGATCCGCCTCCTCGACGATCTCGAGAAGGTCCTCCGACGCTACGAGGAAGCCCTGAACCCGGGCCAGCTCGGCCTGCCCGGCATCGGAGACATCGGCATCCTCCGCGAGCGGATCAAGCTCGAACAGCTCCGCGACCGCAAGTGATCGACCACATCCGCCGCACGAGACAGCACACCACGTGAGCAACACCACCATGCACCACACCATGAGCAGATTCGCAACGCTCTTTCTTCTCGCCATCGTCGCGATCGCAACCCTCTTTACGAACGTCGCCTCCGCCATCGACAAGGTCCACCTCAAGAACGGAACCGTCGTCGAGGGCACCGTCGAGCAGGAGATCGACGGCAACGTCTGGATTCTCGTGAAGATCGGCGGCGTCGAGCAGCGCCAGTTCCTCCGCGCCGCCGAGGTCGATCGCGTCGAACGCGACGCCGGAACCCCGGTGGCCCGACCCACGACCTCCACGCCCTCTCAGACACAGCCACGAATCTCCACGACCGATCGCTCCAAACGGGCCGCGATCATCACGCTCGGCGAGGGCGGCGATAAGAACATGGTCGGCGTCTACATGACCGCCGACATCCTCAAGCGACTCATCCCCGTGCTCGAGGAAGAGAACATCGGCATCGTCGTCTTCCATGTGAACTCAGGCGGCGGGCTCCTTCTCGAGATCCAGCGCCTCTCCGACATCATCCACAACGAGTACAAGCCGCGCTTCCGCGTCGCCGCATGGATCGAATCCGCCATCTCCGCCGCCGCCATGACAGCGCACTGCATCGAGGACATCTACTTCATGCCCCAGGGCAACTACGGCGCGTGCACGGGCTGGTTCGGCGCACTGCAGGCCGTCAAGGATCGCGAGCTCGAAGAGGTCCTCTACATGATGGAGAAGATCTCCGCCCGGGGCGGCTACGACCCCCAGATCATGCGCTCCATGCAGATCATGGAGCCCCTCACATGCTCCATCGACTCGAACGGCGACGTGAAGTGGTACAACTCGCTCGACGGCGATCACGTCGTCAACCCCGAGAACCGCATCCTCACGTTCAACGCCGTCGATGCCGAGCGATTCAAGTTCAGCAAGGGAACCGCCGCGAACGTCGATGAACTCGCCCGCGCCATGGGCCTCACCGAGGTCGAATGGGTCGGCACGCCCCGCACCGGATACCTCTGGCCGATCTCGAAGGCCGAGGACATCAACATGAAGTACCGCTCGCAGGTCTACACCGACGAGACCGCGCTGCGCCAGTACATGGACACCTACAACAACGCCGTGAACGCCGCACGCTCCGACCAGGACCGCACCCGGCGCGGCGCGATGGTCGGACGAGCCCGCGACGCCCTTCGTCGGATGGTCCGCGTCGTCAAGAACAACCCCAACACCGCGCTCCTCACCTTCAACGCGCTCGACGAGAAGGAGTTCCAGCGCTGGGTGGACGACCAGGAGCAGATGCTCCGCGATCTCATGCGTTGATCGACTCCTCACTTGCACTCAGAGAGGGCGGGACGCACACGCGCTCCGCCCTCTTTCATTCTGCACCGCGCTCAGGACATGAAGCCGCGTCCCCGATCGTGTACCATCACGCCCGATCACGGAACCAGTCGCACGGAGGCAACCGACGAGATGCAGACACACGCAGCCACCGATTTCGTACCCATGTCACTGAACGGCGCGGACCTCTCGCAGGTCGTGCCCCTCATCGAAGATCTCCTCAATCGACCCATCGACTCCGAAGAGGCGTTCGATCGCTGGCTGCTCGACCGCTCCGAACTCGATGCGGCCCTCAGCGAGGCCGCCGCCAATCTCTACATCTCCATGACCTGCGACACCGCCGACACAGCCAAGGCCGAGGCGTACACCCGCTACATCGAGACCGTGCCCCCCGCGATCAAGCCCCTCGCCTTCCGCCTCGATCAGCGTCACGTCGATCTCGTCGGGCGCTTCCCGCGCACCGATCCGGCCCGCGCCTCCCGCTACGCGTTGCTCGATCGTGACACCCGCGCCGAGGTCGAGATCTTCCGCGAAGCCAACGTGCCGATCCAGACCGAACTCGAGAAGCTCGCGCAGCAGTACCAGACCACCATCGGCGCCATGACAGTCGTCTTCGACGGGCAGGAGCGAACCCTGCCCCAGATGGGCGTCTACCAGGAATCGACGGATCGCTCCGTGCGCGAGAGCGCGTGGCGAGCCGTCGCCGCGCGGCGACTGACCGATGCGGACACCATCGATTCGATCTTCGACCGGCAGGTTGCGCTGCGGCACCAGATGGCCCGCAACGCCGGCTGCGCATCGTTCACCGAATACGCCTTCAAGGCGATGCGCCGATTCGATTACACGCCCGACCACTGCCTCGATTTCCACGCCGCGTGCGAAGAAGTCGTCGTGCCGCTCGTCGACGAACTCGACGAGCAGCGTGCCTCCCTGCTCGGCCTCCCCTCGCTCCGGCCGTGGGATCTGGCCGTCGATCCCAGAGGCCGCCAGCCGCTCCGCCCCTTCAACGGTGGCCGCGAACTCGTCGCCAAGTCCGTCGCGTGCTTCCGCGCCCTCGACCCACGCCTTGCCGACATGCTCTCGTCGCTCGGCGACGGATCCGAAGCCCGCGGCTCCGAGGGCGGCGACAACTTCGATCTCGACAGCCGCAAGGGCAAGGCCCCCGGCGGATACCAGTACAACCGCGACCGCTCCCGCATCCCCTTCATCTTCATGAACGCCGCCGGCCTTCAGCGAGACGCCGAGACGATGCTCCACGAAGCGGGGCACGCCTTCCATTCGCTCCTCTCGCGCGACGAGCCCCTGATGCGCTACCGCGAAGCGCCGATCGAGTTCGCCGAAGTGGCGAGCATGTCGATGGAACTGCTCACGCAGCCCCACTGGGACGCGTTCTACACCGACGATGAGAGCCGCGCAAGAGCCGTCCGCCAGCATCTCCAGGGCGTGATCTCGATCCTCCCGTGGATCGCGACCGTCGACGCGTTCCAGCACTGGGTCTACGCAAACCCCGGACACTCTCATGACGATCGACGCGAGGCGTGGCTCTCGCTCGACGATCGATTCGGCCGCAACATCTCGTGGGAGGGGCTCGATGAGACCCGCGCGACCGTCTGGCACAGACAGCCCCACCCCTTCAGCAGTCCGTTCTACTACATCGAGTACGGCATCGCCCAGCTCGGCGCGCTGCAACTCTGGCTCCACTCCATCGAGAAGGGACCACGCGCCGCCGTCGATGCGTACATCCGCGCCATGTCGCTGGGCGGCTCACGCCCGCTGCCCGACCTCTTCGCCGCCGCAGGACTCACCTTCGACTTCAGCCCCAAGACCGTCAGCCGCCTCGTCGAACGCCTCGCGCGAGAACTCGAAAAACTCCCCGCCTGATCCCTCCAACAAACCCCGCATCCAAACCCCGCGACATCAGAACCAGCCCAGGTGTCGCCCCAGCATATACACGCCCATCACAACGCCCAATCGCGGCACACCCGTCGCCACCACCATCACCACCGCGTCGAACAAGTCGAGCACCAGCTCCTCCATCACCATCGCCACCGCGATGAAACACCACACCGCCATCGAGACCATGCCGAAGAGCACAAACCCCGAGGCGTGCCCCGCGGCATCCGCCAGCGCATAAATCCCCGCGAGCCGCGCCGTCGCGAGCACCACCCGCTCATCTACCCCCGTCGCGAACACGCTGGTGACAAAGTACGCCACCCCCAGCACGGGAATCGCCAGCGCGAACAGCACGACATACGCCACCCCCGACGTGAACCCGTTGGTCTGCCACTCGATCAGGAACGTGATCGGAACACCGATCGCCATGTACACAAGCGGGCGGACATAGGGCTCGAAGCCGAGCCCGCTCCCCTTGTGCGCCTCGCGCTCTCGCCTCAGCCGGCGCGTGTTCGCCGTGCCGCACTCCGGGCAGACAACGCTCGGCGCACCGGTCATGTCGTACCGACACTTGATGCAGTGCTTCGGCTTGCTCTCATGCAGCCCCGTGCCGACGAATCGCTGCGTCTCCGTGTTAAGCCCGCAGACCAGACAGATCACGGCGTGCTTCGACATGATCCTGCCGCACGATGGGCAGCTTCGAGGTCGCTTGCCGCGTCGGCCCGGAACATCCGCGGTACTGCTCGAAGCGCTCTGGCCGCCATCCTTCCACTCATCCGCAAGCGGAACCGGCCCGTGTTCCCGAGCCGCCGGAACGTGCCGCTTGGCCTCATCCGGATCGATGCCGAGCAGATCGGCGGGCTCGTCAAGTGAACACCGCGTCCCGGCCCGGCGCGACGCCTCCACACACGCGTCGCACCGCGGGTCGCCGCCGCTCTCACCGACACGCCCAGCAGCCACAACCGCGCCGCAGCGGCAACGGATCCGCGGATCTTGAGCATCATCGGACATGCACGCCTCCGGGCCTGCTCCATGAATGGGAAGCCGCCGATGCACCTCAGTGTACCACACGCCCCGCTCGCTCCCGCACAGCCCCTGCATACGCTCCGACATGCCACTAGCGTCGAACCAAGCGCCCGCACGCGAAGCCGCCGCCGGCCTCGCATACGACCTGCTCGCGCTCGACCTCGACGGCACGCTGCTCGCTCCCGACGGAACGATCTCCGCTCGCAACAAGCGGGCCATCGAACGCGCCCGCGAGGCGGGCTTGCGTGTGACCATCTGCACCGGGCGCGGCTTCGTCGAGTGCGAACGCTTCCTGCGTGAGATCGGCCAGCTCGATCCCGTGATCGTCGCGGGGGGCTCCATCCTCTCATGCCCGCAGACACGCCGCACCATCCACCGCTTCGCCATAGACCAGAACGTCGTCGCACGCGCCGTAGACCGATTGCTCGGCCACGGACACGCCGTCCTCGTGCTCAAAGACCCGATCGAAGCCGGGTACGACTACCTCGTCGTGCGAGGCCACCAGAACCACCCGATCGACCCCGTCACCGACTGGTGGTTCCGCGAGATGAACGTCAAGGCACGCTTCGCGGCCTCCCTCACCGACGACGAACACCCCGAGCACACCGTCCGCTTCGGCATCTGCGGGCTCGACTCCACGCTCGATCCGATCACCGCCGACCTCGTCGGACACCTCGGCGACGACATCCACCTCCACAACTTCCCCGCTGTTGTCGCCCCCGAGCACACACGCCTCACCGGCGAGGGACGGCGCTACCACATCCTCGAAGTCTTCAGCAAGCACGCCAACAAATGGACCTCGCTCTCGTGGCTGGCGTCGATGCACGGCGTCGCCACCAGCAGAGTCGTCGCCATCGGCGATGAGGTCAA from Phycisphaeraceae bacterium includes the following:
- a CDS encoding CCA tRNA nucleotidyltransferase codes for the protein MAGRAPTSEHARRAATQIVLALRDHGHVATFAGGCVRDELLGLAPSDYDIATDATPDRVRRIFPHSDLVGACFGVVLVKLRIEGDPVVVEVATFRADGPYSDSRRPDAVTFSTQIEDAKRRDFTVNALYLDPDGSTSTIAGREIRGRVIDMVGGIPDIESRTLRAVGDADTRLAEDHLRALRAVRLAAKLGFTIEPATAEAIRRNASHLRGVSRERIGDEIRRMLAHPTRSRAAVFLRDLGLERPVLDAAVTGATGLTPDRYGPGLVLSRLEPHAPPMLALGAWAIDLGIPLLQAPVDAFIRGCRTALCLSNEERQDLHSALHGLRQLSDPAFWTGLTIARRKRFAAGPQFPGGMTLLRAIDAPRASSIASDVDALALTFGGLAPNPLVTGDDLVEAGWSPGPAFKRVLDAVYDAQLEGVIVSQAQGMELARGLGVYK
- a CDS encoding HAD hydrolase family protein, with the protein product MPLASNQAPAREAAAGLAYDLLALDLDGTLLAPDGTISARNKRAIERAREAGLRVTICTGRGFVECERFLREIGQLDPVIVAGGSILSCPQTRRTIHRFAIDQNVVARAVDRLLGHGHAVLVLKDPIEAGYDYLVVRGHQNHPIDPVTDWWFREMNVKARFAASLTDDEHPEHTVRFGICGLDSTLDPITADLVGHLGDDIHLHNFPAVVAPEHTRLTGEGRRYHILEVFSKHANKWTSLSWLASMHGVATSRVVAIGDEVNDEAMITGAGLGIAMGNAVPRVKAAAKRHTLRHDEDGVAHAIERVLGGEW
- a CDS encoding M3 family oligoendopeptidase, which produces MQTHAATDFVPMSLNGADLSQVVPLIEDLLNRPIDSEEAFDRWLLDRSELDAALSEAAANLYISMTCDTADTAKAEAYTRYIETVPPAIKPLAFRLDQRHVDLVGRFPRTDPARASRYALLDRDTRAEVEIFREANVPIQTELEKLAQQYQTTIGAMTVVFDGQERTLPQMGVYQESTDRSVRESAWRAVAARRLTDADTIDSIFDRQVALRHQMARNAGCASFTEYAFKAMRRFDYTPDHCLDFHAACEEVVVPLVDELDEQRASLLGLPSLRPWDLAVDPRGRQPLRPFNGGRELVAKSVACFRALDPRLADMLSSLGDGSEARGSEGGDNFDLDSRKGKAPGGYQYNRDRSRIPFIFMNAAGLQRDAETMLHEAGHAFHSLLSRDEPLMRYREAPIEFAEVASMSMELLTQPHWDAFYTDDESRARAVRQHLQGVISILPWIATVDAFQHWVYANPGHSHDDRREAWLSLDDRFGRNISWEGLDETRATVWHRQPHPFSSPFYYIEYGIAQLGALQLWLHSIEKGPRAAVDAYIRAMSLGGSRPLPDLFAAAGLTFDFSPKTVSRLVERLARELEKLPA
- a CDS encoding carboxymuconolactone decarboxylase family protein encodes the protein MTRYEQFQQYRTRMNARITGDEAARGLTPGGTPRVGATLVTKRFFSLDHQTYQDGALPLKTKELLGLVASMVLRCDDCIAYHIDQCVKIGVTDEEIWESFDVALIVGGSIVIPHLRRGVEFLDEARAAKPT
- the ribB gene encoding 3,4-dihydroxy-2-butanone-4-phosphate synthase; amino-acid sequence: MHDFAQPTAPDCQSPFVTIPEALADLRAGRMVILTDDEHRENEGDLVLAAQFVTPEAITFMLSVARGYLCLSMTEQDCDRLELHPQSAVNTTFRGTAFTVSIDAAPKHGITTGVSARERATTILRAIDPASTPTDFVRPGHINPLRSRDGGVLVRVGQTEGSLDLCRLAGLYPAACIIEVMRDDGEMARLPDLVELSRKHGIRMCSVAQIIEHRLSASPLVERMEPRGGQKIRTPEGEFNLLAFRSPVDQLPHLALTVGDVGALDSQGVHVLSPEPTLVRVHRRDLLGDIFDDLDSGSTGGVSTGATLRASMRMIQREGRGVIVYLRPSGVGDALSQRLTRPFNFDEADRPRTSINPAMLEYGVGSQILRDLGLTKLRLITNSQTDYPQLQAFGLEIVERVPVPQETSGR